Proteins co-encoded in one Helicoverpa zea isolate HzStark_Cry1AcR chromosome 30, ilHelZeax1.1, whole genome shotgun sequence genomic window:
- the LOC124644501 gene encoding uncharacterized protein LOC124644501 isoform X2 — protein sequence MATPVKSVKEENEGDEANEKLLEENQVLIVPAQQNQDGGLVAVKSSKKVKLPEDSNAVGGGRFTIGPAPERDWEMVPPDGKWGWCVLVGATLVNILIPGTIKSFGVLLVEFNDVFQSSASASSGIVALCYFLYSSLGPLSSILSVKWSYRTVTLIGGSFAAFGMIFSSCAFSITYLYFSFGAMVGTGAGLAFPPTVYIVTSYFVRLRGLANGICMSGSAFGSIILPPVLRYLLEEYGYKGAVLILGGIMLNVWAAALLFQPVEEHMVRKYKEPEEDEDGPQDDILFEEEEPIESFQMTVTTPEQIENGHTPDKKPSITNIQSMTSSQQLRHNPSKRKLSYTRPIPKTTYSSSSISDGMLKKLGSQEGFSRKLSTATTGPKRNFSTSSFAHVSATPFHGSTLSAFEQPNEFASQFSLRSVTESVADVAYCCFCCKKKKSSKKTEGNKFFDLTLLKDPTYLVILISSSTVAISCTNFIILLPSHAQNIGFDKARGAYLLSTVSALDLVGRIGGSALCDLNLIPKSFYFVGGLLFSGITLAIIPFLQSYVAISVFCALFGLASGVNNSVTTLVMAEILGVERLMSTYGISLFVNGLLQLVGPPICGLWFERDKNFTKMFLTFGLIFICGASLWLLMPLINKHKQEKARKEGLQGQKV from the exons TTAAGTTACCGGAAGACTCCAATGCGGTGGGCGGAGGCCGGTTCACTATCGGTCCTGCGCCGGAACGCGACTGGGAGATGGTACCACCTGATGGCAAATGGGGATGGTGTGTACTCGTAG GTGCAACACTAGTGAACATCCTAATACCTGGCACTATCAAGTCTTTCGGCGTCTTATTGGTGGAGTTCAACGATGTGTTCCAGTCTAGTGCATCTGCGTCGTCAGGAATTGTCGCTCTGTGCTACTTCTTGTACAGTAGTTTGG GACCTCTATCATCGATCCTATCGGTGAAGTGGTCGTATAGAACAGTGACGCTGATCGGCGGCAGTTTCGCGGCGTTCGGCATGATATTCAGTAGTTGCGCCTTTTCTATCACCTATTTGTATTTTAG ttTCGGCGCGATGGTAGGCACAGGCGCTGGTCTAGCCTTCCCTCCTACAGTCtacatagtgacgtcatacttcGTTCGTCTGAGAGGGCTTGCTAACGGCATCTGTATGTCTGGGAGCGCCTTTGGAAGTATTATACTGCCGCCCGTGTTGAGGTACCTGCTTGAAGAGTATGGTTATAA GGGTGCAGTCCTAATTCTGGGTGGTATTATGCTCAACGTCTGGGCAGCAGCATTGCTCTTCCAGCCAGTGGAAGAACACATGGTGAGGAAGTACAAGGAGCCGGAAGAAGACGAGGACGGTCCACAG GACGACATCTTATTCGAAGAAGAAGAACCGATCGAGTCATTCCAAATGACTGTCACAACGCCTGAACAGATCGAAAACGGTCACACACCGGATAAAAAACCGTCTATAACCAATATACAAAGCATGACGTCATCACAGCAATTACGTCACAACCCTTCAAAGAGAAAACTGTCATATACTAGACCTATACCTAAAACTACTTATAGTTCCTCTTCTATAAGCGATGGGATGTTAAAGAAGTTGGGGTCCCAAGAAGGTTTTAGTCGTAAATTGAGCACGGCGACCACAGGACCTAAAAGAAATTTTTCCACGTCAAGTTTTGCTCATGTATCTGCTACCCCGTTTCACGGGTCTACTTTATCAGCTTTTGAGCAACCCAACGAATTTGCGTCTCAATTCTCGTTGAGATCGGTCACTGAGAGTGTGGCTGATGTAGCTTACTGCTGCTTTTGctgcaaaaagaaaaaatcttcTAAAAAGACGGAAGGCAATAAATTCTTTGATTTAACTCTTTTAAAAGACCCGACTTATTTAGTGATTTTAATTTCTAGTAGTACTGTAGCTATATCGTGcacaaattttattatattactaccTTCACATGCTCAAAATATTGGGTTCGATAAGGCTCGAGGTGCGTATCTACTTAGTACAGTTTCCGCTTTAGACCTAGTCGGACGTATCGGTGGTTCAGCGCTATGCGATTTAAATTTAATTCCTAAGAGTTTTTACTTCGTAGGTGGTCTTTTATTTTCCGGTATTACGCTAGCTATTATTCCGTTCTTACAATCTTATGTTGCTATAAGCGTTTTTTGCGCTTTATTTGGGCTCGCTTCTGGAGTAAATAATAGTGTAACTACGTTAGTAATGGCAGAAATTTTAGGAGTAGAAAGACTAATGTCTACTTACGGAATAAGTCTGTTTGTCAACGGTCTACTCCAGTTAGTCGGACCTCCGATCTGCGGTCTCTGGTTTGAGAGAGACAAGAATTTTACCAAAATGTTTCTGACTTTTGGTCTGATTTTTATATGTGGGGCTTCTCTGTGGCTTTTAATgcctttaattaataaacataagCAGGAAAAAGCTAGAAAAGAAGGTTTACAAGGACAAAAGGTTTAG